A window from Dehalobacter sp. DCA encodes these proteins:
- the leuC gene encoding 3-isopropylmalate dehydratase large subunit: MGMTISEKILAAHAGVDKVVPGEIINAKLDIVLSNDVTAPVAIKEFEKLGIEKVFDKEKVALVPDHFTPNKDIASAEQCKTVREFARKHEIKHYWDTGRVGIEHCLLPEQGVVLPGDLIIGADSHTCTYGALGAFATGVGSTDCAAGMATGEAWFRVPETLKFVFHGTKFQPYVGGKDLILYIIGKIGVDGARYKAMEFAGNGIKALSMDNRLTMCNMAIEAGGKAGIIEPDEITLEYVKARAKRDYKVYHSDPDAVYEKVYEFNTEDIPLQIAFPHLPENTKSVDEAKGLKIDQVVIGSCTNGRLEDLEITARIMKGKKIHPNIRCLIFPGTQDILLEAMSRGWIQTMIEAGAAVSTPTCGPCLGGHMGILAKGERALSTTNRNFVGRMGHPESEVYLCNPAVAAASAICGQIVHPREVVDNG; the protein is encoded by the coding sequence ATGGGTATGACGATAAGCGAAAAAATTCTGGCAGCCCATGCCGGAGTAGATAAAGTTGTTCCCGGAGAAATCATCAATGCCAAATTGGATATAGTCTTATCCAATGACGTTACGGCTCCGGTGGCGATCAAGGAGTTTGAAAAGTTAGGAATTGAAAAGGTATTTGACAAGGAAAAAGTAGCGTTGGTACCCGACCATTTCACCCCGAACAAGGATATTGCCTCCGCGGAACAATGCAAAACTGTCAGGGAATTTGCTCGGAAACATGAGATTAAACATTACTGGGATACCGGAAGAGTCGGCATCGAGCACTGTCTGCTCCCGGAACAGGGCGTGGTTCTACCCGGTGACCTGATTATCGGCGCCGACTCCCACACCTGCACGTATGGCGCACTCGGCGCTTTTGCGACCGGCGTCGGCAGTACCGATTGCGCAGCAGGGATGGCCACAGGTGAGGCTTGGTTCAGAGTCCCCGAAACTTTAAAATTTGTTTTTCACGGTACTAAGTTTCAGCCCTATGTCGGCGGCAAGGATTTGATTCTGTATATCATCGGCAAAATCGGCGTTGACGGTGCCCGCTATAAAGCGATGGAATTTGCCGGAAACGGCATCAAAGCACTCTCTATGGACAACAGGCTGACGATGTGCAATATGGCAATCGAGGCCGGCGGCAAGGCCGGGATCATTGAACCGGACGAGATTACGCTCGAGTACGTCAAAGCAAGAGCAAAAAGAGATTATAAAGTCTATCATAGCGACCCGGATGCCGTATACGAGAAAGTCTACGAATTTAACACAGAAGATATTCCGCTGCAAATCGCTTTCCCGCATCTCCCGGAAAACACAAAATCCGTGGATGAAGCAAAGGGTTTGAAAATAGACCAGGTTGTGATCGGCTCGTGCACGAACGGTCGCCTTGAGGATCTCGAAATTACAGCCAGAATCATGAAAGGGAAGAAGATCCATCCGAATATCCGCTGCCTGATTTTCCCGGGCACCCAGGATATCCTGCTTGAAGCGATGAGCCGCGGCTGGATTCAGACCATGATCGAAGCCGGAGCAGCAGTCAGTACGCCGACCTGCGGGCCATGTCTGGGCGGCCATATGGGGATTCTGGCCAAAGGTGAGCGGGCACTGTCCACCACAAACAGGAACTTTGTAGGCCGGATGGGTCATCCCGAAAGCGAAGTATACCTGTGCAATCCGGCAGTCGCTGCGGCTTCAGCCATATGCGGACAAATCGTTCATCCGAGGGAGGTCGTTGATAATGGGTAA
- a CDS encoding 2-isopropylmalate synthase → MRRIEFFDTTLRDGEQSPGVALNMEEKLQIARQLEKLGVDIIEAGFPITSPGDFEAVSLIAEKVRNTTIAALARAEAKDIERAWEAIHIAESPRIHTFIATSPIHMQYKLRKTPDEVLERAVYGVKLAKSKVSDVEFSAEDASRSDIDFLAKVFSLVIKAGATVINIPDTVGYAMPAEFAQFVKAIMDKTDGIEKVKVSVHCHNDLGLAVANSLAAVKAGIHQIECAVNGLGERAGNAALEELAMALHTRKDLYEAETGIITREISRTSSLVSRLSGMRVQPNKAIVGKNAFAHESGIHQDGVLKERSTYEIMSPDAIGLDMNTIVLGKHSGRHAVKQSLDDLSIEVSEERFEKLFEDFKTLAEKKKIITEADLYALAETQEAEETLALNYWQILSGNNLKPTATIGLELKDGKEHHGELVKAAYGDGPVAAAYKAIDKIVGIEGKLQNFSLQAIDVGEDSQGEVTVTVSFGDHTVAGRGVSPDIIEASVKAYVQAVNRALSKGWISLKQR, encoded by the coding sequence GTGAGACGGATTGAATTTTTTGATACGACACTGCGGGACGGGGAACAGTCTCCCGGCGTTGCGCTGAATATGGAGGAGAAGCTGCAGATTGCACGTCAGCTGGAAAAGCTGGGCGTGGATATCATTGAAGCAGGTTTTCCAATCACTTCTCCGGGCGATTTTGAGGCCGTATCTTTGATCGCCGAAAAGGTTAGAAATACGACCATTGCTGCGCTTGCCAGGGCAGAAGCCAAGGATATTGAAAGAGCCTGGGAGGCAATTCATATTGCAGAAAGCCCACGAATCCATACGTTTATTGCGACATCTCCGATTCATATGCAGTACAAACTCAGAAAAACACCAGATGAGGTGTTGGAACGCGCTGTCTATGGGGTCAAACTGGCAAAATCCAAAGTTAGTGATGTAGAATTCAGTGCTGAAGATGCTTCGCGCAGCGACATAGATTTTTTGGCCAAAGTATTCTCACTGGTCATTAAGGCTGGAGCTACTGTGATCAACATCCCGGATACCGTCGGGTATGCGATGCCCGCAGAATTCGCTCAGTTTGTCAAAGCGATCATGGACAAAACCGATGGCATTGAAAAAGTCAAAGTAAGCGTCCACTGCCATAATGATCTCGGACTGGCCGTCGCGAATTCCCTGGCCGCGGTTAAGGCAGGCATTCATCAGATTGAATGTGCGGTCAACGGCCTCGGAGAACGGGCCGGGAATGCTGCGCTGGAAGAATTGGCCATGGCGCTGCATACCCGGAAAGACCTTTATGAGGCCGAGACAGGTATCATCACTCGGGAGATTTCCCGGACCAGCAGTCTGGTCAGCAGACTGTCCGGTATGAGGGTCCAGCCAAATAAAGCGATCGTAGGTAAGAACGCTTTTGCGCACGAATCAGGCATTCATCAGGACGGGGTTCTCAAAGAACGCAGTACGTATGAAATTATGTCCCCGGATGCCATCGGACTGGACATGAATACGATTGTCCTCGGCAAACATTCCGGGAGGCATGCGGTCAAACAGTCTCTGGACGACCTGAGCATAGAAGTCAGTGAGGAACGCTTTGAGAAGCTTTTTGAAGACTTCAAAACCCTTGCTGAAAAGAAAAAGATTATCACGGAAGCTGATCTTTATGCGCTTGCTGAAACGCAGGAGGCAGAGGAAACGCTGGCCTTAAATTACTGGCAGATTCTAAGCGGCAATAACTTGAAGCCTACGGCAACGATCGGCTTAGAGCTGAAAGATGGGAAAGAGCATCATGGTGAGCTGGTGAAAGCTGCTTATGGCGACGGTCCTGTAGCGGCTGCCTATAAGGCGATCGATAAGATCGTCGGGATTGAAGGAAAACTGCAGAATTTCTCGTTACAGGCGATTGACGTCGGTGAAGATTCTCAGGGTGAAGTGACCGTAACGGTTTCATTCGGTGATCACACTGTTGCCGGCCGGGGTGTCAGTCCGGATATTATTGAGGCCAGCGTCAAAGCGTATGTCCAGGCTGTCAACAGGGCACTCAGCAAAGGCTGGATCAGCCTGAAGCAAAGATAA
- the ilvC gene encoding ketol-acid reductoisomerase, with translation MAKMYYDQDADMGLLKGKTIAVMGWGSQGHAQSQNLKDSGLNVIVGLRKNSPRWKEAEEAGLTVMTVAEAAAKADLIQILLPDETQSRIYREEIEPSLTAGKVLCFSHGFNIHFGQIVPPANVDVIMIAPKSPGHLVRRTYTEGAGTPGLIAVYQDATGNAHQIGLAYAKGIGCTRTGLIETTFAEETETDLFGEQAVLCGGASELVRAGFDTLVEAGYQPEIAYFECLHELKLIVDLMYEGGISRMRYSVSDTAQYGDLMVGRRIITEETRKEMKKVLSEIQNGEFARKWLSENQVGRPVFNAITRRDAEHKIEKVGQELRSMMPWLKKK, from the coding sequence ATGGCTAAAATGTATTATGATCAAGATGCTGATATGGGACTGCTGAAAGGAAAAACGATTGCGGTAATGGGTTGGGGAAGCCAGGGTCATGCCCAATCACAGAACCTTAAAGATTCCGGTTTAAACGTCATTGTGGGCTTGCGCAAAAACAGCCCAAGATGGAAAGAAGCCGAAGAAGCCGGTCTGACGGTGATGACGGTTGCTGAAGCAGCAGCCAAAGCAGACTTAATCCAAATCCTTCTGCCTGATGAGACCCAGAGCAGGATCTACCGGGAAGAAATCGAACCGTCGCTCACTGCCGGAAAAGTACTTTGCTTTTCACACGGTTTTAACATTCATTTCGGTCAGATCGTGCCGCCGGCTAATGTCGATGTGATCATGATCGCTCCGAAGAGCCCGGGACATCTCGTACGTCGAACCTACACTGAAGGTGCAGGGACACCGGGACTGATCGCCGTCTATCAGGACGCTACCGGCAACGCCCACCAGATTGGTCTTGCTTATGCCAAAGGGATTGGCTGCACCCGTACAGGGCTGATTGAAACTACGTTTGCTGAAGAGACCGAAACCGATTTATTCGGTGAACAGGCAGTACTTTGCGGCGGCGCTTCAGAATTGGTCCGCGCCGGTTTTGATACACTTGTAGAAGCCGGTTATCAGCCGGAAATTGCTTACTTTGAGTGTCTGCATGAACTGAAATTAATTGTCGACCTGATGTATGAAGGTGGAATCAGCCGGATGCGCTACTCCGTTTCCGATACTGCCCAGTACGGAGACCTGATGGTCGGCAGACGGATCATTACGGAAGAAACCCGCAAAGAAATGAAGAAAGTTCTTTCTGAAATCCAGAACGGGGAGTTTGCCCGCAAATGGCTCTCCGAAAATCAGGTTGGACGTCCGGTATTCAATGCCATAACTCGCAGGGATGCCGAACACAAAATTGAAAAAGTTGGCCAGGAGCTTCGTTCCATGATGCCTTGGCTTAAGAAGAAATAA
- the ilvN gene encoding acetolactate synthase small subunit, whose protein sequence is MLHTLAVMVENDPGVLARVSSLFSRRGYNIYSLTVCQTENPGLSMMTIVVEGDSQVIEQVTKQLHKLVVVHKVTNLSQESVVNRELALIRVKVKSDTRLEVLQTVDIFRGRVVDMGKNNLTIELTGDEDKIDAFVRTMRSYGILELVRTGKIAIARSDN, encoded by the coding sequence ATGCTGCATACACTCGCTGTAATGGTTGAAAATGATCCGGGGGTCCTGGCCCGGGTATCAAGCCTGTTTTCCCGGCGGGGCTACAATATCTACAGCCTGACGGTATGTCAGACTGAAAATCCGGGCCTTTCCATGATGACGATCGTGGTCGAGGGTGACAGCCAGGTCATTGAACAGGTCACCAAGCAGCTGCATAAACTGGTTGTCGTTCATAAGGTGACCAACCTGAGTCAGGAGTCCGTGGTGAACAGGGAGCTGGCCCTGATCCGGGTCAAGGTTAAATCGGATACACGGCTCGAAGTACTCCAGACGGTAGACATCTTCAGGGGCAGAGTCGTTGATATGGGCAAAAATAACCTAACGATCGAGCTTACTGGAGATGAAGATAAGATCGATGCGTTTGTCAGAACGATGCGATCTTACGGCATTCTCGAACTTGTCAGAACCGGTAAAATTGCAATTGCCCGATCCGATAATTAA
- the ilvB gene encoding biosynthetic-type acetolactate synthase large subunit — MDKSKEDALIARDPEITWEDEESLALDNYNGAKALLDVLDQEGVELIFGYPGGSLLALYDALLDSSIRHILPRHEQSAVHAADAYARVSGKVGVCLATSGPGAANMVTGIANAYMDSIPLVILTGQVSTHLLGTDSFQEVDITGITMPITKHSYLVKDARDIPRIVKEAFYIASTGRPGPVLIDLPKNIMAAEVTEPYPSKVALKSYKFFTKGNPGQISEAARVLAQSKKPVVYAGGGVITSGAGKILQEVLEKTNLPVVTTLMGIGSVPSKHPNHLGMVGMHGTITANLAVDACDLLIAIGVRFDDRVTSGLKHRFATKAKIIHIDIDPAEIGKVIRAHIPIVGDARLVLEEFLTKINPPAIQDWWNELRSWQKEYPLSYEQDGRLNPQTILEAMGKISGEEVIVVTDVGQHQMWAAQFCPINQERHFITSAGLGTMGFGLPGAIGAQFAKPDSLVFLVTGDGSLQMSIHELATAVQYHLPIKIVLMNNGVLGMVRQMQKMLFNERFSQIQLDANPDFVKLADAYGIKGRRVEQTDQVEDALKEAVATPGPFLLDFTISPDEVVLPFVPAGQGITEILEGKE; from the coding sequence ATGGATAAGTCCAAAGAAGACGCCTTAATAGCCAGAGACCCTGAAATTACCTGGGAAGACGAAGAAAGTCTTGCTTTGGATAATTATAATGGCGCCAAAGCGCTGCTCGACGTACTGGACCAGGAGGGGGTAGAGCTGATATTCGGGTATCCCGGCGGATCTTTGCTCGCACTGTATGATGCGCTTCTGGACAGCTCGATCCGTCATATCCTGCCAAGACATGAGCAGAGTGCTGTTCATGCTGCCGATGCCTACGCACGGGTCAGCGGCAAGGTTGGTGTCTGTCTGGCCACCTCAGGTCCGGGAGCCGCCAATATGGTCACAGGAATTGCGAATGCGTATATGGATTCCATTCCGCTTGTGATCTTAACCGGTCAGGTATCGACCCATTTGTTGGGGACGGATTCTTTTCAGGAAGTTGACATTACGGGAATCACGATGCCGATTACGAAGCATTCCTATCTGGTCAAAGATGCCAGAGACATTCCGCGTATCGTGAAAGAAGCGTTTTACATTGCGAGTACAGGACGTCCGGGTCCGGTCCTGATCGATCTGCCGAAGAATATTATGGCAGCAGAGGTCACTGAGCCTTATCCATCCAAAGTAGCGCTGAAAAGCTATAAATTTTTTACCAAGGGAAACCCCGGTCAGATTTCTGAAGCAGCCAGAGTACTGGCCCAAAGCAAAAAACCGGTTGTTTATGCCGGGGGAGGCGTCATAACCTCCGGAGCCGGCAAGATTCTTCAGGAAGTACTCGAAAAAACCAATCTTCCTGTGGTCACGACGCTGATGGGCATTGGCAGTGTCCCATCTAAACATCCGAATCATTTAGGGATGGTCGGAATGCATGGAACCATTACGGCAAATCTTGCCGTAGATGCGTGTGATTTACTGATTGCGATCGGTGTCCGCTTTGACGACAGGGTCACGAGCGGGCTGAAACACCGTTTTGCTACGAAGGCAAAAATCATTCATATCGATATCGACCCTGCCGAGATCGGCAAAGTCATCCGGGCACATATCCCGATTGTCGGAGATGCCAGACTTGTGCTGGAAGAGTTCCTTACCAAAATCAATCCGCCGGCTATTCAGGATTGGTGGAACGAACTCAGGAGCTGGCAAAAGGAATACCCGTTAAGCTATGAGCAGGATGGCCGCCTCAATCCGCAGACGATTTTGGAAGCGATGGGGAAAATCAGCGGGGAAGAAGTAATCGTGGTGACGGATGTCGGTCAGCACCAGATGTGGGCGGCCCAATTCTGTCCGATTAATCAAGAAAGACATTTTATTACCAGTGCGGGTCTGGGAACGATGGGTTTTGGTCTTCCGGGTGCAATTGGCGCCCAGTTTGCGAAACCGGACAGTCTGGTCTTTCTGGTTACCGGAGACGGTTCTTTACAAATGAGCATCCATGAGCTCGCCACCGCGGTCCAATATCACCTTCCCATAAAAATAGTCCTGATGAATAACGGGGTTTTAGGCATGGTTAGGCAGATGCAAAAAATGCTCTTTAACGAGCGTTTCAGCCAAATCCAGCTGGATGCCAATCCTGATTTTGTGAAACTCGCTGACGCCTACGGGATCAAAGGGCGCAGAGTCGAGCAGACCGACCAGGTTGAAGACGCCTTGAAGGAAGCTGTTGCAACCCCCGGACCTTTTTTGTTGGATTTCACGATCTCACCGGATGAAGTTGTACTTCCTTTTGTCCCTGCCGGGCAGGGAATTACAGAGATACTGGAGGGGAAGGAATAA
- the ilvD gene encoding dihydroxy-acid dehydratase, producing MNSDAVKVGVDRAPHRSLFKALGLTDREINKPLIGIVNSFNEFVPGHMHLRQIAEAVKTGVRENGGTPLEFSTIGVCDGIAMGHVGMHFSLASRELITDSIEIMARAHAVDALVFIPSCDKIVPGMLMAAMRLNLPSIVVSGGPMLPGRHEGKNVDFITVYEGVGKVYSGQESQEWLQGLEQNACPTCGSCAGMFTANSMNCLTEVIGMALPGNGTIPAVYSERIRLAKETGYQVMNLLRDNIRPRDIVTSTSIRNSIAADMALGCSTNTILHLPAIAFEGEIEFDLAEINAISDRTPQICKLSPAVNGHYLVEVNEAGGISAVLKSLLDAGLIDGSGMTVSGSTMAERLSSAAVKNPSVIRPLTDPYSAKGGLCVLFGNLAPEGAVIKVGALANRDIVFEGAAKVYDGEDLAAEAIRSGVIKEGDVVIIRYEGPKGGPGMREMLGPTATLAGMGLDSSVALLTDGRFSGGSRGLSIGHISPEAALGGEIAFVENGDIIRIDLEKRTIDWLLPESEKAERRNSFDPKKGLEKVYKVAGRTGYLGRYVQFAQSANKGAAFRTVKEE from the coding sequence ATGAACAGTGATGCAGTAAAAGTCGGAGTTGACAGGGCGCCTCACCGGTCTCTATTTAAAGCTCTCGGACTTACCGACCGGGAAATCAATAAACCCTTGATCGGTATCGTAAACTCCTTTAATGAATTTGTGCCCGGGCATATGCATCTGCGTCAAATTGCCGAAGCAGTCAAAACCGGAGTCAGAGAAAATGGCGGTACGCCGCTCGAATTTTCGACGATTGGTGTATGTGACGGCATTGCCATGGGACACGTCGGGATGCATTTTTCCCTCGCGAGCAGGGAGCTGATTACCGACTCCATTGAGATTATGGCCAGAGCACATGCTGTCGATGCCCTGGTATTTATTCCGAGCTGTGACAAAATTGTCCCTGGAATGCTGATGGCTGCGATGCGGCTGAATCTGCCGTCCATCGTCGTGAGCGGCGGGCCGATGCTGCCGGGTCGTCACGAGGGAAAAAATGTTGATTTTATCACCGTCTACGAAGGCGTCGGTAAAGTCTACAGCGGCCAGGAAAGCCAGGAGTGGCTTCAGGGCCTCGAACAGAATGCGTGCCCGACCTGCGGTTCCTGCGCCGGGATGTTTACGGCAAACTCCATGAATTGCCTGACAGAGGTGATCGGCATGGCGCTACCCGGCAATGGTACGATACCGGCTGTCTATTCCGAGAGAATACGCTTGGCCAAAGAAACCGGTTATCAGGTTATGAACCTGCTGCGGGACAATATCCGGCCGCGTGATATTGTAACGAGCACTTCAATCAGGAACAGCATTGCCGCCGATATGGCGTTAGGGTGTTCAACCAATACCATCCTTCATCTGCCCGCGATCGCGTTTGAAGGAGAAATCGAATTTGATTTGGCCGAGATCAATGCAATCAGTGACCGGACCCCTCAGATCTGTAAACTGAGTCCGGCGGTGAACGGGCATTATCTCGTCGAAGTCAATGAAGCAGGCGGGATCAGTGCCGTTTTGAAGAGCTTGCTGGATGCCGGTTTGATTGATGGTTCCGGGATGACAGTTTCCGGCAGTACCATGGCGGAAAGACTAAGCAGCGCGGCTGTCAAAAATCCGAGTGTGATTCGGCCGCTAACTGATCCGTACTCCGCCAAAGGCGGACTCTGTGTCCTGTTTGGCAACCTGGCACCGGAAGGAGCCGTGATCAAAGTAGGTGCGCTGGCGAACAGAGATATTGTCTTCGAGGGCGCGGCCAAGGTTTACGACGGAGAAGACCTGGCGGCGGAAGCGATCCGCAGCGGCGTGATCAAAGAAGGCGATGTCGTGATTATCCGCTATGAAGGACCGAAAGGCGGACCTGGTATGAGAGAGATGCTCGGACCAACAGCAACCCTAGCAGGAATGGGCCTTGATTCTTCCGTGGCGCTGCTCACCGACGGACGTTTTTCCGGAGGCAGCCGGGGACTTTCGATCGGGCACATTTCTCCGGAAGCAGCGCTCGGCGGGGAGATTGCGTTCGTCGAGAACGGCGATATAATTCGGATTGATTTAGAAAAACGGACCATTGACTGGCTTCTGCCCGAATCTGAAAAAGCAGAAAGAAGAAACAGCTTTGACCCCAAAAAAGGGTTGGAGAAAGTGTATAAAGTAGCAGGCCGGACAGGATATCTGGGACGTTACGTCCAATTTGCCCAGTCGGCCAATAAAGGAGCAGCTTTCCGGACAGTTAAGGAGGAATGA
- the ilvE gene encoding branched-chain-amino-acid transaminase: MIIYCDGKFVDSQEAKISVFDHGFLYGDGVFEGIRAYNGRVFKLKEHIDRLYESANAILLNVEVSRREMMDIVVETVRKNNLTDAYIRLIISRGVGDMGLDPRKCPKSEIICIAGNISLYPQSMYENGMEIITAATRRNSSDALSPRIKSLNYLNNIMAKIEANRAGLMEALMLNQEGYVSEATGDNIFIIKDGVITTPPVYAGILKGVTRDSVIDLARQEGITVQEELFHLIDVYSADECFLTGTAAELIPIIMLDSRKIGDGKPGPVFKKLLAKFHEYVKTEGEPI, encoded by the coding sequence ATGATTATCTATTGCGATGGTAAATTTGTTGACAGCCAGGAGGCGAAAATTTCTGTATTTGATCATGGCTTTCTTTACGGAGACGGTGTATTTGAAGGGATCCGGGCCTATAACGGCCGGGTATTCAAATTAAAGGAACATATTGACAGACTGTATGAGTCCGCTAATGCGATTCTGTTAAACGTTGAGGTAAGCCGTCGGGAAATGATGGATATCGTTGTAGAAACTGTAAGAAAAAACAACCTTACAGATGCTTATATCCGCCTGATTATTTCCAGAGGGGTCGGAGATATGGGCTTAGACCCAAGGAAATGCCCTAAATCGGAAATTATTTGTATTGCCGGCAATATTTCATTGTATCCGCAGAGCATGTACGAAAACGGGATGGAGATCATTACGGCTGCAACCCGACGGAACAGTTCAGATGCGTTAAGCCCGAGAATCAAATCCCTGAACTATTTAAACAATATTATGGCCAAGATTGAAGCCAACAGGGCAGGTCTGATGGAAGCATTGATGTTGAATCAGGAAGGGTATGTCAGTGAAGCCACCGGCGATAACATTTTCATTATCAAAGACGGAGTTATAACCACACCTCCAGTTTATGCCGGGATTTTAAAAGGCGTCACCCGTGATTCGGTTATTGATTTAGCCCGCCAGGAAGGGATCACCGTTCAAGAAGAGCTGTTTCATCTGATTGATGTCTACAGTGCCGATGAGTGCTTCCTGACCGGTACGGCGGCTGAGCTGATTCCGATTATTATGCTGGATTCCAGAAAGATCGGGGACGGTAAACCAGGACCCGTATTTAAAAAGCTGCTGGCTAAATTCCACGAATATGTCAAAACAGAAGGCGAGCCTATCTAG
- a CDS encoding homoserine dehydrogenase, with protein MKKIVIGLLGFGTVGSGTAAILENNRYDISTRTNADITIKKALVHDIHKPRPDCRGIILTDDPREITDDPEIDIVVEVMGGIEPARTLILTAMANGKNVVTANKDLLAQNGEELLEAAKKNGRDLYFEASVAGGIPIIAALRQSLTANRISSLLGIINGTTNYILSAMTEQGRNFADVLKEAQELGYAEADPVSDVEGLDAARKLAILSSLAFNTRVTFNDVYAEGISNVSPEDIHYADELGCVIKLLAIAKNQEEGIEVRVHPALISKKHPLANISGVYNAIYVTGDAIGETMFYGKGAGALPTGSSVVADIIQIVRNMSAGSEGLLNCGCYRNYPIISTDDFTTAYYIRLKVKDEPKVFATLALFFAEADISFNSIIQKPRPDKSAEIALVTHPCREGQLRQAIQSLNSYSKLDKIYNVIRLETSGV; from the coding sequence ATGAAGAAAATTGTAATTGGTTTACTGGGTTTTGGAACTGTGGGATCAGGTACAGCCGCCATACTGGAAAATAACCGGTATGACATCAGTACCCGTACCAACGCAGATATAACTATAAAGAAGGCTTTAGTCCATGATATCCATAAACCTCGGCCGGATTGCCGCGGCATTATTTTGACAGACGATCCCAGGGAGATCACGGATGATCCGGAAATTGACATTGTTGTCGAAGTAATGGGCGGTATCGAGCCAGCCCGCACGCTTATCCTGACTGCAATGGCAAACGGCAAAAATGTAGTTACCGCCAATAAAGATCTTTTAGCTCAAAATGGAGAAGAACTGCTTGAGGCTGCGAAAAAGAACGGCCGAGATTTGTATTTTGAAGCCAGTGTCGCTGGCGGTATCCCGATTATCGCTGCCTTAAGGCAATCCCTGACCGCCAACCGGATCTCCTCACTGCTTGGGATTATTAACGGTACGACCAATTATATTTTGTCTGCTATGACCGAACAGGGACGCAATTTTGCTGATGTCCTGAAAGAAGCCCAAGAGCTCGGCTATGCTGAAGCAGATCCGGTCTCCGACGTAGAAGGGCTTGATGCCGCCCGCAAACTTGCGATTCTTTCTTCCCTGGCTTTTAATACGCGCGTGACGTTTAACGATGTTTATGCCGAAGGAATTTCCAACGTTTCTCCGGAAGATATCCACTATGCCGATGAGCTCGGCTGCGTGATTAAGCTGCTGGCCATTGCCAAAAATCAGGAAGAAGGGATCGAAGTCAGGGTGCATCCCGCCCTGATTTCCAAAAAACATCCGCTGGCCAATATCAGCGGTGTGTACAACGCGATTTATGTCACCGGTGATGCTATCGGAGAAACAATGTTTTACGGGAAAGGCGCCGGAGCCTTGCCGACAGGCAGTTCCGTTGTAGCCGACATTATCCAGATTGTACGCAATATGTCCGCCGGATCCGAAGGACTCCTGAATTGCGGCTGTTACCGCAACTATCCGATCATCTCAACGGATGATTTTACAACCGCTTATTACATCCGGCTTAAAGTTAAAGACGAGCCAAAAGTCTTTGCAACACTGGCGTTATTCTTTGCTGAAGCTGATATTAGCTTTAATTCCATCATCCAGAAACCGCGGCCGGATAAAAGCGCCGAAATCGCACTGGTGACCCACCCCTGCCGGGAAGGACAGCTCCGTCAGGCCATCCAGTCCCTAAATTCCTACAGCAAATTGGATAAGATTTATAATGTTATCCGGTTGGAGACAAGCGGAGTCTAA
- the thrB gene encoding homoserine kinase: protein MFQVKVPATSANLGPGFDCMGLALRLYNYIQAEESEKLEIILKGTYTSNIPADETNLLWKTACRLWQKIGFQPRFLKITLESHVPPARGLGSSSTAVVGGLIIANAVAGSPLNKLQLLEIASEIEGHPDNVSPALCGGITLTVMDENKLIPRTLAKSPKFKAVVVIPDILVKTEKARGILPASVSRTDVIFNASRVGLLVDAFVKEEYDLLAIATQDRIHQNQRASLIPGMPEALKSAVRAGAYGAALSGSGPTLIAFCPYGKEDQIAMTMKNVLQENGLSSAALTLDIDSEGAVLTEI, encoded by the coding sequence ATGTTCCAAGTAAAAGTACCAGCAACTTCAGCAAATCTCGGACCAGGTTTTGACTGTATGGGACTGGCTTTAAGGCTATATAACTATATCCAGGCTGAAGAAAGTGAAAAACTGGAGATTATCCTTAAAGGCACCTATACGAGCAATATTCCGGCAGATGAAACAAACCTTTTATGGAAAACAGCCTGCAGGCTGTGGCAGAAAATTGGTTTCCAGCCTAGATTCTTAAAAATCACCCTGGAAAGCCATGTTCCGCCTGCCCGCGGACTGGGAAGCAGTTCCACCGCCGTTGTCGGCGGGTTGATTATCGCAAACGCGGTAGCCGGAAGCCCCTTAAACAAGCTTCAATTGCTTGAAATCGCTTCTGAAATCGAAGGCCACCCGGATAATGTCTCGCCTGCTCTTTGCGGCGGGATCACCTTGACAGTCATGGATGAAAACAAGCTTATTCCGAGGACGCTGGCGAAGTCTCCAAAATTCAAAGCCGTCGTCGTGATCCCGGATATTCTCGTTAAAACTGAAAAAGCGCGCGGGATACTGCCTGCTTCTGTTTCCAGGACTGATGTGATCTTTAATGCTTCCCGCGTCGGCCTTTTAGTTGATGCGTTTGTTAAAGAGGAATACGATTTATTGGCGATTGCCACTCAGGACAGGATCCATCAAAATCAGCGAGCTTCTCTGATCCCCGGTATGCCCGAAGCCTTAAAATCTGCTGTCCGCGCTGGCGCGTACGGCGCAGCCCTGAGTGGTTCCGGACCGACTCTGATTGCTTTTTGCCCCTATGGAAAAGAAGATCAGATAGCCATGACGATGAAGAACGTACTCCAGGAGAATGGTTTGTCTTCTGCAGCCCTGACCCTGGATATTGATTCTGAGGGAGCCGTGCTGACTGAAATTTGA